In the Microscilla marina ATCC 23134 genome, AATCAAGAATTTGTTGTCCTGTCTGAGTTTCCTCCAAGATTGTTTCAGTCGCTTCTTTTTTGTTGTTAGAACAGGCGGCAAACGTAAAAAATAATGCAGCCCATAAAAGATAAACTCGTAAATTCATAAGGGTTAAAATATTATTAGTGATCTGGAAAAAATAAGATGTGCCAATTTAAGAAAATATATTGTTCTCAGACGATTCAAAAAAAACGGTGCATAGCCAAAGCTATGAGGCTTTTTTTTTGAGAAGAATGAGGGCAATAGATACACTTTAATGGCTCAAATTATTTATGAAAGATCACTTAGATGGTAATTCGATATTTTTATTAACATAATGAAGTTTATATAAAATACCCCCAACCTTGAGTTGGGGGTATTGCATAGCCGAAAAGGGTTACACTGTTTTAAAATGTATCGGCTTTTGTCTCTAGCAAAAACCTAAAGTTAGGTTCTTGCCCAGCGGGCAAGCCATTTTCTACATTTACCATTTTAAATTGCCCGTTGGGCTCTATCATCATTACCTTAGTATGATCTGTAGGGTCAGACAATACACAATAACCTATAGCACCGTTTTTGGTACCAATACCAGCAAAATCTATAGACCAAGAATAACTCTGTAGGTTGTCCTCTGAATCAATCACAATATCCCCGTTAGCATTGAGCCCCAAGTACAAAAGAGGGTTTGATGCAGAATTAATACGTACTCTACCATCAACCCTAGGCAAAACAATAAAAAACTGCGACAGGCTATTTTCCTTGCTCCGAGGCGAACCTACTAAGTGAGTTGGGTTTGCTGCATTGAGTTTGGTGGTAATAGCCAGGTTGCTACGATCATTTACAAACCTAAACAGTTTGGTTTGTGCCTGAGAGCTATAAGCTCCCAGACAAAATAGTGTAACCAATAAAATTTTATGATAATTTTTCATAACTAATCTCGCTTCAATTATTTTTTAGAATTTACCAGAGTTTTCAAGGCTTTTACTTCTTGCATCAATTGTTTGATTTGTTTGTGCTGCTCAATAGTATGCAAAGTCAACTCCTCCACTTTTTCCATGAGCAATATGTTGATTTGCCCCACGTCCATGCCTTCTTTGATCACCTTGGCTGCAGCAGGCACCTTGGGCAAGTGTTGGTTGGCTTTGATATAGGCCTCTACTTGCTCTAGTGGCATCAAATCATAGTCTTTGGCAAACACATAATCAGGAAAAGTACCTACATTGAGACGTACTCGATTGGCGGTTAAGTCACCGTTAAAATAACCATTGGTTGCTTTTACGCTTCCAGCAACATGTAGTTTTTCTTTAGGTTCTTGAGTACCAATTCCTAAACGACCTGCCTCGTTAAAAACCATGTGACGTGTTTGTCTAAGACCAGGGGTAGTTGATGATACACTGAATGTAATTGGTTTAGATCGTGACGTTATGCTTCCATTGAGGCGTATTTGTTCTGTCAAAACTGTTTGTCCATTGATGACATCAGCTTTTGCAGTTCCATTAACATCCAGCTTTGTTGTAGGATTTTTTACCCCAATGCCTACATTACCACTATGCCCTATTCTCAGGGCTAATTTCTCAGAAGCCCCACTTCCTAAATAAAAGCCGTATCCTTCGTTGTGGTTAGATGCGTCACTATTTGCTACCCAGCGTATTTCCTGGTTAGAATTGTGCACAATTTCTTTACCTCCTTGAGGAGGGACAGATTGCCCAAAAACCTGGGCACTACTGGTCAATGCTAAAGCTAAAGCCCCTGCTTTGAAAGTATTTTTTATGATTTTTTGAATGTTCATGATTTTTAAAATTTATTGCCACAAGGGACAAATGGTTAGAAATAATTATTTTTTGTGAGTTGTCTTGCTTTCAAGCTTTTGTAGCCTTTGCTGCATTGCCTTCATTTGCTTGTTTTGTTCAATCAAGTGCAAAGTCAATTCCTCCACTTTTTCCATCAACAATATGTTGATCTGCCCCACATTCATGCCTTCTTTGATTACCTTGGCGGCAGTGGGCACCTTGGGCAAGTGTTGGTTGGCTTTAATATAAGCCTCTACTTGCTCAAGCGGCATCAAGTCATAGTCTTTGGCAAACACATAATCAGGAAAAGTACCTACATTGAGACGTATTCGGTTGGCAATGACATTACTGGCACTTAGGTCACCACTAAAGGTGCCCTTGATAGCTTTCATATCGCCTGCTATATGAAGTTTTGCTTCAGGGTTTGTTGTACCTACTCCAACTTTGCCATTACCTAAAAGATACATTCCAGCAGACGAGGGAGCACCAGGATACCCACCTAAAGTAAGGTGACCTTCACGCACATTTTTTGTCACCCAATTGGTAATAAATGTATTAGTTTTGGCAGTTCCATTTACTACCAATGGAAATTCAGGGTTAGTAGTACCAATGCCGATTTTATTTGCGGTTAATAAAGTAGCTTTGGCTGTACCATTCACATGTAGTTTGTATGCAGGATTGTAAACTCCTATGCCTACATTACCGCTGTGCCCTATACGAAAGGCTAAGGAGCCAGGGTATTTCCCTACATAAAAGCCAAAACCCTCATTATGATTTGAACCATTGTTATTGGCTAACCAGCGTATTTCATGGTCAGAATTTTGAACTAATGTATTTGTTCCTACAGGAGGAACTGTTTGCCCAAAAACCTGGGCGCTACTAGTCAATGCTAAAGCCAAAGCGCCTGCTTTGAAAGTGTTTTTGATGATCTTTTGAATGTTCATAATTTTATGATGTTTTAAATGTTGTCTGTTTAAAAAAGGGCAAAGCCTGCCCGTTTTGCGGCTTTATGTAGCCGCATTTTGATTAAAAAGAGGAGCATTTTTCAGCCCCTCTTTGTTTCATAAGATTTAGTGAATTACCAATCGTTTGGTCATGGGTTTGCCTGCTTTGGTAGTCAGGGCATAGAAATACACCCCACTAGGCAAACCATTGCGTTGCCATTGTACGGTATGTTTACCCACAGCCTTGAGGCCTTTTGCCAGCACTGCCACCACTTGTCCTTGAGCATTGTACACGGTCAAGTGCACCTCATCTGCCTGAGGCAATTCGTAGCTAATACTGGTAACATCGTGAAATGGGTTAGGCTGGTTTTGGTATAGCTTATAACCGCTAAACAATGCTGCCTTGGCTTCTTTTACTTGTGTATCAACACGTTTCATGCGAAACTCGTAAGGAGCTTGCAAGCTGCCTTGTACCTGATCTACATAGCTTATTGGAGTTTCCAGTTTTTGTACTGTTTTGGTTTCCCTATGTGTCAAACGTACTTCATAAGCTGCCTGCTTATCGTTAGTGTGTACCGTTAAGAAGTACATCAACTTACCATTCACCATCTGAGGTACTGCTACCCCACGTACTTCGCCTGTGTTGGTATGCGCGGTTACTATATAGTCAGCCGCATCTAGGTGTTGCCCATCCTGAGTTACTACACCCATTACGTGCGCAGCATAGCGGTATTTGAGTGCATTAACCTGCATGCCCATGGCTCTTGCCTCGGTGCGAACTTCGTACATGGGTTTGTTTTTGCGGTTTTGCGACGCTCGGTTACTTAACTGATGGGCACTGGCATTTGCCCCCAAACTAGTAGCATAATTGAGTGTACCGTTGCCCAAAGCAATTAGCTGATAACCCATATTGGGTGCCAGATATTCCAATGTACCCGACCATTGGTTTGTTTGAGAGTCATAAATGCTAAAGCCCCCTTGCCCAACCAAGCGTAATTCGGTATTATCAGAAATATTCAACCCTGACAAAGCTTGACCTATTGGGAAGGTCTGGTCTGACAAATAGCCAATCCAGTTGATCCCAGGGTTTATTTGAATAACCGTGCTCAATGCCACTACGTGTCCTTGTAGTTCTACCTGAGCCGCCACAGGCGATTCTACCTGATACGCCTGTGTAGGCAATAATTGAGTTAGATTACCCGACCAGCTTTGCCCATCATAAGTGGCTTCTTGACCGTTCTGAGTATATACTTTGGCTCCAGTAGGCAAACCTTTTACCTGATCAATGCTGAGGTAATTGCGTCCTTGGTTGGTAGCATTAAAAGTAACATACTGAAAACCTGCTACCACATTAAACTTACGCACCAATGTATTGCCTACAGTCAGCGTTTGATTGTTGAGCGAAGTGCTTTTAGCAAAGGTGTATTGTTCAATTATACTACCATATTCACGGCATTCCGAGGCATCCCATACTCTAAACTGCAGTGCTTCCCCTGTTTCCTGGTTGCTATGAATAAGCATTGACACCTTATATCGGTCACCCGACCTGCGTACTTGTCCAGTACCACGCACTTCAGCTTGTCCGTTGCTTCCCATTACAAAGGCTGTCACCTTATCACGTTCATCGATAGAGCGTTGCCCGTTGATATGTAAACTGGCGTTTAAGAACATTGCATATTGGTATTGAGCCGCATTCAATGTATACAATGGAGCAGCACAGCTCACGTTTACATTGACTATTACTAGCTCGGTGCCCAACAAGCGTCCGCTGCGATCAAACACTTTAGCCTTGATTGTACCAGTATGCTCTCCTGCATTTAACCAGGGCTGCAGCACAAAGTCAATGCTTTCGTTTTGTCCGCTATTCAAGGTGTACGTTTGATTGGTGGTTTTGTCCGATGGCTTGATCCATTTGGGCAAATCAGTCAATTCATAAGTTACCTCAGTTGCCCCACTGTTCATCAACGTAAGCGCAAAGTTTTTCTCTTGCTGCCAAACCTGTTGCAAATCAATGCTACGTTGGTTCCACGCAATGTGGTTTTTCTCATATCTGAAACTCCACTTTTCGCCCTTAATCTCATTACCTAGTAAATCCTTGATTTTGTTGTTGGCAATATTTACCGTCAGGTAAGCCCCTTCCAGGTCACTATCAGCCAAATCAGGTGTAATCAAAATCTGATTTTCATTGCTTCGGTGAATCGTTACCGGGATGCTTTGAGGCACCGCTTCTACTTGCAGAGGAGCCGCCTCTTGTTTGGTTACCCAAGTCACCCCTTGAACAGTAGTGCCCGATGCGTTTCCGGTAAAGTCGCGAATGCCCTCTTGAGTACCATTTACAGTCAAAGCATTGTTGTCTAAGCGATAGTACCCTACCAATTTATCTTCATTACCCAACAACATTTTGCGGTAATTATTGATTATTTGATTTGAAGTACGCGCCTTGCTCCAAATGCGGATCTCGTCTAGGCTACCTTTAAAACCTTGCCCGTTCACAGCCTTGGCTATAGTAACAGGCTGGTCATTGGTGCCAAATGGCTCTGAAACCAACTTCAGGTCTCGTTCACCCGCCAAGCGTCCATTTATATAAATCCGAATTGCTTTATTTGACTTACTATAGGTTACAGCCACATGACTCCACTGATTTGGAGCAAGCGGTTGGTCTGACCTTACCCTTTGGGCATTGACAGTTCCATCAGGCATCAACGAAATTTGGAAATTGTTACCCTTCTCTATGATGGGCACAGTAGTGCTAGGTAATAAAGGTTTCACCCAAAACTCTACTGTACAACTGTCCATATCTAGCACATCATTGTCAGGTATTTGAATTTGGTCAGTAGCCTCTGTAAAACGTGCTGCGGTAGCCTCATAATTGCTGTTTGCCAATACCCCCATTACATTAATGTTCAGGCTGTTTACTCCATCATTGCTGATTTTGTCGGTATAAGTAGCTGAGATTACTCCATCGCTGCCTATAATGCCATTGTCTGCAGGCGTTACCGAAGCAATGACAGGTGCATTGCGCTGAATCGTACCTTCTATCCACTCGCTTACATTGTTGCGGTTGGTACCCGCTTCGCCACATACAGGCACCAGGCGTAGGCTGTATTTACCATCCACCAAACTGCTTACATCCAACGAAACAGTATAATATTCCTCGCTATCTTTGGTAAGTTCATCTACATCCAAAGTGGTCAGCAGTTGTGCTTTGTTATTACCTTCAGTAGCATATTCTACTTCTACCTTTTTGAAATCATCTTTGGCTGTTTCTGGCTTAAATCGTAGCCTTAAACGATTGTTTGAGGTATTGTTCACCACCCAGTTTGTGGTAGGTTGATTAATCTCAAACTTACTTACACAAGGTTCGCGGAAGTATGTGTTTAATAATACCTGATCAAAGACTTTTACTACTGAAACAGGGTTGCCATTGGCATCTTTTTTCACGGTACCATCTTTGTTGCGTTCGTACAACTCATTGGCAGTGTACTTGGTTGTACCTGCTGTAAACTCACAACTGGAATAAAAACGGAGTGCGATATTTTCATACGAAGTATCTCCACTATCGTTTTGTTGTATGCTAACCGTGGTAGTGTCACTGGCTCCTGGCATAAGGAAAAAAGATGCAGGTATTCCAGAGGCGTTTCCATTGATAGAAATTTTGGCGGCATTGGTAGTGTTGGCACTCACATCCAAAACATATGACTTACCCCTATTGTCATCAGCAATTTGGGTATTGGTCAAGCGTACTTTATAAACTGCTTTTGTTCCAGCAGGCGTTACCTTAGTAGCTCCATCCAGCACCTCTACTCTTACACCTTCACGAGGTTGAGTACCCCTTTCGTAAGGGCAGCTGCTACGTCCAGCACTGGTTTTAAATATGGGCGTGTCATAATCAGGGTCACGACGCATAAATACGTGAAACTGATCTCCCTGATCGTCATCAGTCAAGGTAAAACTAATCCCTGTCTTTTTATTTTCAGTATTTTTGAAACTAAACTTATTGTTCCAAACTGCACTTACCTGAGTTTTCACATCTAGTTTTATGCCTACAATAGAGGTAGAGTTGGTAAAAGGCGTACCTATCTTGCCATTGAAAGCGTGTGAGTTAGTGGTGCTATATTCCTTGCTCCAGTCAAGCGTAACTGTATAGCTACTACCCCCTCCTGAAAACACAAAATCACCTTTTTCATAATCCAAGCGATTGGCTCCAGCATTATACCCATGTCTTAGTTTCTCATAAGTATCTGCTTTGGCAATTTTCTCTTCATTCTTCTTAAGAATGTTCTTCCAGGCAACCTTACTAGAACGGGCACTGTCAAGCAGAGCACTTTCCTTAGTAGTTAGATTGCTTTTGGCAGACAGTTCTTCAATAAGTGACTCGAGCCCTGGGATAGTTGTTTCTTTGACATCTTCTACTTTGGTGGCAAAAGAACTTTTATAGCTCAGAGCAGTAGCGTTAGGGTTTTCTCTTATTTCAGCTGAACATCCACCGACTATCAATTCTCTGGATTTGCCACGAGTTATTACGCGGGTTACACCAATCAATAAGTCAGCATCTGGACCTACTACTTTACCTCCGGCAGCAGTCGAGTAGCTTTCGTTCAAAGTCAAAGTCCATAAGGTAGAGTTGTCAATTGTATTTAAGTTAGAGGCGTCAATACTGATTCCGGTACCTCCTTTGGCAGCAAAGAAACGATTGAGTATAAACACTCCAAAACCACCCCCAGTAGTTGTTACTACATCGCTACCCGCAGTAAATGCAGTAGAAGTCTCTACTCCTATATCGGTAGTATATTGAGAGGTGAAAGAAATGGTGGTTCCTTCTTCTATTTTGGCAAAACTACCATCACCTGGAGGGTCATGTAATACATACATTACCTGTGGTTCAGTCAAGGTGAAATCATTGCTCAACATTTGAGAACCAGTGATGAATGATTTTAGA is a window encoding:
- a CDS encoding LamG-like jellyroll fold domain-containing protein; the encoded protein is MKKRCFFIKIMLAVIVSGLWFPQQLFAQATNSSLGAVLHLKKNKYNNYFNTGVDFNTLLNSGQANQASFEFWIKAQSDNNAWVLTDLLGDQESFSMRVENNHQLKLHLKGAEKNIDLNGQIGKNTWHHIALVANNGTTTLYVNGRTRGVFSDLDFNTTLGRQLYFYKARETELFITEVRAWNQARTKQDILRYWAKVIDSNKADELAQHTAKGLDVLLNTSDMTSPDRGVMGWTNAIKESAVKEGMGHAYVDGPPLMQVRTDAGHPILDLEEIFVTASKGEFSDKVQIKWNHIAKATRYTVSRRPQAEVTFVALPNPPAINNQQAGDELIFEDKDLTAGERYVYKVEALGDDSFTTNGQTLGFIFYNGQISGKVTTNHQDAVQDVEITAALKNGGVPGHALMFDANTPAIEVDNIEALRNQPRFTMEFWYKGAGNNTVFAMGNSKIQLTSNKIIVTNADGNAYLEGNLKTRDNQWHHYAFTFAPVLDEEQKPIGAEGKLYQDGEELATTPTPYQAPPGGVNRFLIGAQNNAAYQLDEFKAWKVAKSAKQIKQTYRHVLSGEEDNLLLYYRFDEGDGKEVYNYALTNRNEYIGKSQSKGQDLHWSASQYAGLYYGILTSTSGAYVLRGLNYGTSSTGKTFNVVPQKPNHEFRAPVIEVLLQRGQHTNKSEIDFTDISQFTISGRVVYKEGEEVYPVPQGQQITLNNGTTTILAPGDKAKSDAAGLFTTSASPELLTIAVNSVATKRSNLVNQSLRFDGKTAYAQSEGTISHQGNATWSFWVKPASATETFEGDIKADDATQETPSLPIVQTVFQLGNIQLDLENSETLVLKKEGTDLVRSTQTIGNQAMTFCAISYEAATQKFTIYVGETPDVSNAVSGVDMTGHFTLGAAWVNNDMATPFRGHVDHIEFRTRTFAHNEFKQIKEGNFIANDAQHLRLSYPIVTSGGNRELSLTAQAKHQGLKLVEALRDNKIVAINQGTYKYSYLASNPRYNPRGKAAYELNLTGVTTGLDFENTTRYGFVGNLIVPCDNHIGDLKGRIFRTDIQGYEKSFDASHFNGNVFAIENLLPGKYRVEIFRENAGADAEPLLRSPVVDITQGWASYDFEYHNPLMVSYKIYAVEVKANVDEGKPEVGGVRGQEIQPLCTGKYSLKAYTNYELELTVSEEFQNGKCNVAGVDYTVSGSLGTPATGHENGKTNENGKASIRFMSAGPSFDAANYLEQFQISARTKNRDTEDFLKSFITGSQMLSNDFTLTEPQVMYVLHDPPGDGSFAKIEEGTTISFTSQYTTDIGVETSTAFTAGSDVVTTTGGGFGVFILNRFFAAKGGTGISIDASNLNTIDNSTLWTLTLNESYSTAAGGKVVGPDADLLIGVTRVITRGKSRELIVGGCSAEIRENPNATALSYKSSFATKVEDVKETTIPGLESLIEELSAKSNLTTKESALLDSARSSKVAWKNILKKNEEKIAKADTYEKLRHGYNAGANRLDYEKGDFVFSGGGSSYTVTLDWSKEYSTTNSHAFNGKIGTPFTNSTSIVGIKLDVKTQVSAVWNNKFSFKNTENKKTGISFTLTDDDQGDQFHVFMRRDPDYDTPIFKTSAGRSSCPYERGTQPREGVRVEVLDGATKVTPAGTKAVYKVRLTNTQIADDNRGKSYVLDVSANTTNAAKISINGNASGIPASFFLMPGASDTTTVSIQQNDSGDTSYENIALRFYSSCEFTAGTTKYTANELYERNKDGTVKKDANGNPVSVVKVFDQVLLNTYFREPCVSKFEINQPTTNWVVNNTSNNRLRLRFKPETAKDDFKKVEVEYATEGNNKAQLLTTLDVDELTKDSEEYYTVSLDVSSLVDGKYSLRLVPVCGEAGTNRNNVSEWIEGTIQRNAPVIASVTPADNGIIGSDGVISATYTDKISNDGVNSLNINVMGVLANSNYEATAARFTEATDQIQIPDNDVLDMDSCTVEFWVKPLLPSTTVPIIEKGNNFQISLMPDGTVNAQRVRSDQPLAPNQWSHVAVTYSKSNKAIRIYINGRLAGERDLKLVSEPFGTNDQPVTIAKAVNGQGFKGSLDEIRIWSKARTSNQIINNYRKMLLGNEDKLVGYYRLDNNALTVNGTQEGIRDFTGNASGTTVQGVTWVTKQEAAPLQVEAVPQSIPVTIHRSNENQILITPDLADSDLEGAYLTVNIANNKIKDLLGNEIKGEKWSFRYEKNHIAWNQRSIDLQQVWQQEKNFALTLMNSGATEVTYELTDLPKWIKPSDKTTNQTYTLNSGQNESIDFVLQPWLNAGEHTGTIKAKVFDRSGRLLGTELVIVNVNVSCAAPLYTLNAAQYQYAMFLNASLHINGQRSIDERDKVTAFVMGSNGQAEVRGTGQVRRSGDRYKVSMLIHSNQETGEALQFRVWDASECREYGSIIEQYTFAKSTSLNNQTLTVGNTLVRKFNVVAGFQYVTFNATNQGRNYLSIDQVKGLPTGAKVYTQNGQEATYDGQSWSGNLTQLLPTQAYQVESPVAAQVELQGHVVALSTVIQINPGINWIGYLSDQTFPIGQALSGLNISDNTELRLVGQGGFSIYDSQTNQWSGTLEYLAPNMGYQLIALGNGTLNYATSLGANASAHQLSNRASQNRKNKPMYEVRTEARAMGMQVNALKYRYAAHVMGVVTQDGQHLDAADYIVTAHTNTGEVRGVAVPQMVNGKLMYFLTVHTNDKQAAYEVRLTHRETKTVQKLETPISYVDQVQGSLQAPYEFRMKRVDTQVKEAKAALFSGYKLYQNQPNPFHDVTSISYELPQADEVHLTVYNAQGQVVAVLAKGLKAVGKHTVQWQRNGLPSGVYFYALTTKAGKPMTKRLVIH